One genomic window of Desmospora activa DSM 45169 includes the following:
- a CDS encoding SMI1/KNR4 family protein: MNKEKILAMVSEYREDSFFTGSVHDFHVNQIEELLEVTLPDDYKWFVKNFGHGGIGGVDILGVSKTELPTCVKFTQRYREYGLPHSFVVIENCDEWVNCLDTASMKNGECPVVDWDRFGSSRIKYNNFYDFLLDQFKEAIDNLDD, translated from the coding sequence ATGAATAAGGAAAAAATTTTAGCTATGGTAAGCGAATACCGAGAAGATAGTTTTTTTACTGGTTCTGTACATGATTTCCATGTTAATCAAATCGAAGAATTGTTAGAAGTAACACTTCCAGATGATTACAAATGGTTTGTTAAGAATTTTGGTCACGGAGGTATTGGGGGTGTTGATATCCTTGGCGTTTCTAAAACCGAACTTCCTACTTGTGTAAAGTTCACACAAAGATATAGAGAATATGGTTTACCTCATTCATTCGTTGTTATAGAAAACTGTGATGAATGGGTAAATTGTCTTGATACAGCAAGTATGAAAAATGGGGAGTGTCCTGTGGTTGATTGGGATCGGTTTGGCAGTAGTAGAATAAAATATAATAACTTTTATGACTTCCTGTTAGATCAGTTTAAAGAGGCTATTGATAATCTGGACGATTAA
- a CDS encoding HNH endonuclease family protein → MLKKSMLWSIALVLSLSAVFLYNQPTAWALPPGTPSKSTAQAELNSLTVQSEGSMTGYSRDKFPHWTSQGGGCNTRQVVLKRDADYYSGDCPVTSGKWYSYFDGVTAYSPSEIDIDHIVPLAEAWRSGASSWTTEKRQAFANDLNGPQLIAVTASVNRSKGDQDPSTWQPPRSGARCAYAKWWINTKYRWNLHLQSSEKSALQSMLNTCSY, encoded by the coding sequence ATGCTCAAGAAATCGATGTTGTGGTCAATTGCGTTGGTTCTGTCATTGTCTGCTGTTTTTCTATATAACCAGCCGACGGCCTGGGCGCTTCCGCCCGGAACACCGTCCAAGTCTACCGCCCAAGCCGAGCTAAACTCGCTGACCGTGCAGTCCGAAGGCTCCATGACCGGATACTCACGCGACAAGTTCCCGCACTGGACCAGCCAAGGAGGCGGCTGCAACACCCGCCAGGTGGTGCTCAAGCGCGACGCCGACTACTACAGCGGGGATTGCCCCGTCACGTCCGGCAAGTGGTACAGCTACTTCGACGGCGTCACCGCGTACTCGCCGTCCGAAATCGATATCGATCACATCGTGCCGCTGGCCGAGGCGTGGCGTTCCGGCGCCAGCAGCTGGACCACGGAGAAGCGCCAGGCCTTCGCCAACGACCTCAACGGCCCGCAGCTGATCGCGGTGACCGCCAGTGTCAACCGGTCCAAGGGCGACCAGGATCCGTCGACATGGCAACCGCCGCGTTCCGGCGCCCGTTGCGCGTACGCGAAGTGGTGGATCAACACCAAATACCGTTGGAACCTGCACCTGCAGTCGTCGGAGAAGTCCGCGCTGCAAAGCATGCTCAACACCTGCTCCTACTGA
- a CDS encoding TAXI family TRAP transporter solute-binding subunit, translating to MRRFWLIPVLLAALILTSCSNKEYQYFSIATASTGGTYYPIGVGMGNLWTEKLIDQGIRATGQSSAGSVENIDLLQKEEAQLAILQALIGDQAYNGTGIYDSRPYEDLRSMTMLWPNVEHFVLLNSRIKTGTIADIEGRSFSVGPKASGTEQSTLALMEGIGLTTADISPEHLGYDDTISAIRDGRLEGGSLPAGTPVTAITDMYASGVRADVLDVTDEQLEAINRQNNVFFRFEIPKRTYPRKTEDIQTIAQSNFLAVDKKLDEDMVYLLTKTLYENLDTMYEVHKSARAMSLENALEGISVPLHMGAYRYYKEQGLEIPAELIPPEVKDE from the coding sequence ATGAGGCGATTCTGGTTGATTCCGGTGCTGTTGGCGGCACTTATCCTTACCTCATGCAGCAATAAAGAGTATCAGTACTTCTCAATTGCAACCGCTTCCACCGGCGGGACTTATTATCCCATCGGTGTTGGGATGGGCAATTTATGGACGGAGAAATTAATCGATCAGGGAATACGGGCAACGGGTCAATCGTCGGCGGGTTCGGTTGAAAATATTGATCTATTGCAGAAAGAAGAAGCGCAGTTGGCGATTTTGCAAGCGCTGATCGGGGACCAAGCTTATAACGGTACCGGGATTTATGACAGTAGGCCATATGAAGATTTGCGCTCGATGACGATGTTATGGCCCAATGTGGAGCACTTTGTCCTGCTTAATAGCCGTATCAAGACCGGAACGATCGCCGATATCGAGGGAAGAAGTTTTTCTGTCGGACCAAAAGCCAGCGGGACGGAGCAGTCCACACTGGCGTTGATGGAAGGTATCGGGTTGACGACGGCGGATATTTCTCCTGAACATCTCGGCTATGATGATACGATTTCCGCCATTCGCGATGGTCGCCTAGAAGGGGGATCGCTGCCGGCGGGAACACCGGTTACCGCGATTACCGATATGTATGCCAGTGGAGTGCGGGCCGATGTGCTGGATGTAACCGATGAGCAGCTTGAGGCGATTAACCGGCAAAACAATGTATTTTTTCGATTTGAGATTCCAAAGAGAACCTATCCGCGCAAGACAGAGGATATTCAGACGATTGCCCAATCCAACTTTCTCGCCGTCGATAAGAAGTTGGACGAAGATATGGTGTATCTGTTGACCAAGACGTTATATGAAAACCTCGATACGATGTATGAAGTGCACAAGTCGGCTCGGGCCATGTCACTGGAAAATGCCTTAGAAGGGATTTCCGTCCCGCTTCATATGGGTGCTTACCGCTATTACAAGGAGCAGGGATTGGAAATTCCGGCAGAGTTGATCCCGCCGGAAGTGAAGGATGAGTAG